The Arachis ipaensis cultivar K30076 chromosome B07, Araip1.1, whole genome shotgun sequence genome includes a window with the following:
- the LOC107606223 gene encoding GATA transcription factor 25 gives MYGSMNVPNQISAAEDNGAAASDSVDNHHHNHYNSHGLEDGAGGVVEDADTVYVSGGGGPDMSIIPCEDSSQLTLSFRGQVYVFDSVTPEKVQAVLLLLGGCEMPSSGSQCAELSPQNQRGAVEFPGRCSQPHRAASLNRFRQKRKERCFDKKVRYSVRQEVALRMQRNKGQFTSSKKQDGANSCGSDQESMQDAVQSETSCTHCGISSKATPMMRRGPSGPRSLCNACGLFWSNRGTMRDLSKRNQEHTLALPEPVNEGNNTDCRTAVPENINVAAFSENDNASLATDR, from the exons ATGTACGGCTCCATGAACGTTCCCAACCAGATTTCCGCCGCCGAAGACAACGGCGCCGCCGCTTCCGACTCCGTcgacaaccaccaccacaatcaTTACAATTCCCACGGCCTCGAGGACGGTGCCGGCGGAGTCGTCGAAGATGCCGACACCGTGTACGTTTCCGGTGGCGGAGGCCCCGACATGTCTATAATTCCCTGTGAAGATTCTAGCCAGCTCACGCTCTCGTTTCGTGGCCAAGTCTATGTCTTTGATTCCGTTACACCCGAAAAG GTTCAAGCGGTGTTATTGTTGTTGGGAGGGTGCGAAATGCCTTCGTCGGGTTCGCAATGTGCAGAGTTATCGCCTCAGAATCAGAGG GGTGCAGTGGAATTCCCTGGAAGGTGCAGTCAGCCACATCGAGCGGCATCATTGAATAGGTTCAGACAGAAGAGGAAAGAGCGATGCTTCGACAAGAAAGTTAGATATAGTGTGCGTCAAGAAGTTGCACTCAG GATGCAACGTAATAAAGGCCAATTTACTTCATCTAAGAAACAAGATGGAGCTAATAGTTGTGGTTCAGACCAAGAGTCAATGCAAGATGCTGTTCAATCAGAAACATC ATGTACACACTGTGGCATAAGTTCAAAAGCCACCCCAATGATGCGGAGAGGGCCATCTGGTCCAAGGTCACTTTGCAATGCTTGTGGGCTATTTTGGTCAAATAGG GGTACTATGAGGGACCTTTCCAAGAGAAACCAGGAACACACGCTTGCCCTACCCGAGCCG GTTAATGAAGGCAATAACACGGATTGTCGAACTGCTGTCCCTGAAAATATCAATGTTGCTGCTTTCTCTGAAAATGATAACGCATCATTGGCAACTGATCGATGA
- the LOC107607915 gene encoding uncharacterized protein LOC107607915: MYLADASDATPCKAFSTTLTKAAVKWFDNLPRRSVTSFDDLSRKFLMRFSIQKDKVKHAPSLLGVKQEVGEPLRDYMERFKACLEVQDLPTKAVIMILVNGLREGPFSQSISKRHPTSLSDVQERAEKYINMEKNARLREPSWRPGHSHSSKEKEREPKKKEEVGPERPRRYHSYTPL; encoded by the coding sequence atgtatctggccgACGCCTCGGATGCCACTCCCTGCAAGGCTTTCTCGACGACCTTGACGAAAGCAGCGGTGAAGTGGTTCGACAATCTCCCCCGGAGGTCGGTCACCAGCTTCGACGACCTCTCGCGAAAGTTCCTTAtgcgattctccatccagaaggacaaagtaaaaCACGCACCAAGCCTTCTGGGAGTAAAACAGGAGGTTGGAGAACCTTTGAGGGACTACATGGAGAGGTTCAAAGCGTGCTTGGAGGTTCAAGACCTACCCACGAAAGCAGTGATTATGATCCTAGTAAATGGACttcgagaaggtcccttctcccaGTCCATCTCGAAAAGGCATCCGACCTCCCTAAGTGATGTACAGGAGAgagctgagaagtacatcaacatggagaaaaatgcCAGACTTCGAGAGCCGAGCTGGCGACCTGGGCACTCTCACTCATcaaaagagaaggaaagagagcccaagaaaaaagaggaagtCGGCCCTGAAAGGCCTAGGAGATATCACTCCTATACTCCTCTATGA